The genomic region AAACCAAGGCGGCGTTGCCCGGCGTGGTGGTTATTCTGGGCGACAGTGGTTCTGCGCTGCGCACCACGGCAAGTGATGTGGCGGGAAATTTTCGTTTTGAAAATGTAGAAGTAGGCCGCCGCCTGTTGCGCTTTAAACTGCTTGGTTACCGCGAACGTGCCATGAACATTGTGGTAAGCGCAGGTAAAGAAGTGGTGCTTACCGTGGAACTCGAAGAATCTGTGGTGCAGGCAAAAGAAGTGGTGATTACTGCACAGGACTCCAAAGGAAAGCCCAACAATGAAATGGCGACGGTAAGCTCGCGTTCGTTTTCAATTGAAGAAACACAGCGTTACGCAGGAAGCCTCGGCGACCCGTCGCGCATGGCGGCCAACTACGCCGGTGTGAGTGGTGCGCAGGATTCGCGAAATGATGTAGTGGTGCGCGGAAATTCGCCGCTGGGTGTGCTCTGGCGCCTGAACGGACTGGATATTCCGAACCCGAATCACTTCGGCTCGTTTGGCAGTACCGGCGGACCAGTTAGCATTTTGAACAACAACGTACTCGACAATTCGGATTTCATGTCGGGCGCTTTTCCGGCTGAATACGGCAATGCCACAGCTGCCGCATTTGATCTGAAACTGCGCAACGGCAACAACGAGAAATTTGAATTTCTGGGGCAGGTTGCATTTAATGGATTTGAAGGGGGAATTGAAGGGCCACTGAGCAAAAAGCACAATGCTTCGTTTCTGGTGAACTACCGCTATTCCACACTCGTACTTTTCAAACAGCTGGGCATAAATTTTGGCACCGGCACCGCAGTTCCAAAGTATCAGGATCTTTCGTTCAAGCTGAATTTCCCCACCGAAAAACTCGGTACATTTTCAGTGTGGGGCATTGGCGGCCTCAGCTACATTGAACTGCTCGACAGCCAGCGCGACACCACACAGCTTGACCTTTACACCATTGGCGGATTTGACACTTATTTCCGTACCAATATGGGTGTAGGTGGTTTTACTCACATCATTTCTTTCGGCGAGCGTTCCTACGGCCGACTGAATATTGGTGTAACACTGCAGCAAAACAAAGTGCGCCTTGATTCGGTTTCGTTTTCCGACAATTCCTTCTGGCCAAGCTATGGCAGTAAATTCAGCCAGACACGCATTACGGGCAATTACACGGTAGTCACTAAATTCAACGCACGCAACACACTTAAATCCGGCGTATATGCTGATCTGTTGAATTTCATACTGCTTGACAGCACCAACATTACAGCCACTACATTTCGCCGCCTGCGCGATACGGAAGACGGCACTGCACTTATACAGGCTTATACACAGTGGCAGCACAAGTTTACCGATTTACTTACCCTCAACACAGGCGTTCACTACCAGCAGCTGCTGCTCAACAATTCGGTGAGCATTGAGCCGCGTGTGGGATTGCGCTGGCAATACAACGAGAAAAATGCGTTCAGTTTCGGCTCAGGCCTGCACAGCCAGATGCAAACCATTTTCACGTACTTCAACCAGACTTATCTGCCAGATGGCAGTTACCTGCGCACTAACGAAGCACTCGGCTTTACCCGAAGCATTCATGCGGTGCTGGCCTGGGACAGAACGTTAGGAAAAAATGCACGCATCAAAGTAGAAACCTACTACCAGCATTTGTATGAAGTACCCGGTCTTGAGCGCGTATCAATTTACTCTGGCTTAAACGAAGGTGCCGACTTCAACGCACCCAACACTGACAGTCTCGTAAACAACGGCACAGGCCGCAACTACGGCATTGAACTCACTGCCGAGCGTTTTTACAACAAAGGCTGGTATTTCCTCACCACCGTTTCGCTCTTCGAATCGAAATACACGAGTTTTGGCAGCAGCGAACGAAATACAGCATTTAACGGCAACTACGTAGTGAACCTGCTGGGCGGAAAAGAATTTAAGTTCGGAGCAAAAAATATGCTTTCACTTGATTTGCGCACCAATGCCGCCGGTGGAAAACGTTACATCCCTATCGACCTGAATGCCTCATCGCTTGCCGGAGAAGCAGTGTATGATAATAGCCGAGCTTATGAACTGCGATACACCGACTATTTCCGTATAGACCTGCGCGTTGGGTACACACGCAACGGAAAACACATTACCCAAACCTGGGCCATTGACCTGTTGAATATTACCGACAACAAAAACGTATTTACTCAGGAATATAATGCAGCCAGCAACAGTATAAAAACCAATTACCAGACCGGTTTTTTGGTAATTCCTCAATACAAAATCACATTTTAATGAGTACCACGGAAAATAAAACATCGGAAAAAATCAATGATCTGCGCGAGCGGATCATTGGTATTCCGCTGGTAGGTTTGCTGGGCATGCTGATGAGCCGGGGAGGAAATATGGTGAGCTATCTCGAATCGTTTCTGCTCTCCCTGTTTTTCACCTTTTCGCTCTGGCATCTTATCCGGTATCTGGTAATAAAATTGCGCACTAAATTCCCGGGGTTGCCGAATACACGAAAACGAATCATTTATCAGCTGGGGGTTGGCATTCCGCTCACAATTCTCTTTATGTCGGGCTTTTGCATTAACTACGGCTTATTCAAATATGGCGCTCAGTTTCCGCTGAAACCCGTAATTATCAATACCATTATCGGATTGGCAATTACGCTTTTCATCTCAACGATTTACGAATGTGTTTATTTTTTCCAGCAATGGAGACTTAGTCTTCTGGAAGCACAGGAGTTGAAACGTCAGAATATCCTTTCGCAGTTTGAAACATTGAAAAGTCAGGTCAATCCGCATTTTTTGTTCAACAGTTTAAATACGCTAACCGCATTAATTGAGGAGTCGCCACCGCAGGCTGTGCAGTTTGTACAGCAACTATCACAGGTGTACCGTTATGTGCTTCAGGCACGCGAAAAAAACACGGTGGCGCTTTCGGAAGAGCTGGATTTCATCAGGGCGTATTTATATCTGCAACAAATCAGGTTTGGCGATCATCTGAAAGCCGAAATACATACCGACCTGCATTCAGAACAGCTTCACCTTCCTCCGCTGGCATTGCAACTGCTGGTGGAAAATGCCATTAAACACAATGTAATTTCCTCGGCACAACCACTTCGACTGATTATCAGCAGTGATTCATCGGGTGAACTTACCGTGAAAAATGTACTTCAGAAAAAGAGCACACCGGAAATACCGGGCGGATTCGGACTGAGTAGTATTACACAGCGTTACCTGCTGCTTGGCGCCAAACCGGTGCGTATTAATCAGGACAATGACTTTTTCAGTGTAGTGCTTCCCTTACTTCAACCTGCACAACGATGAATATTTTCATACTTGAAGACGAAGCGCCGGCGCTACGACGTATCACCAAATTAGTACAAGAAATACTACCGCAGGCCGTAATTACAGGGACTGCCGACAGTGTAAGCGAAGCCATTCAACGACTGGAACGGATTGCGGAACCGGATCTGATTCTTGCCGATATTCAACTTGCAGACGGGCTCAGCTTTGACTTATTTGAGCAGAAAACACTAAGCTGTCCGGTAATTTTCACCACTGCATTTGATGAATACGCCATTCGCGCATTTAAACTCAACAGTATCGACTATCTGCTCAAGCCCATTGACAGAGCGGCATTGAATAAAGCTCTGGAAAAACACCAGCGGCTTTTCAGTTCAGGCAACAATGGAATTCAGATGCCGCAATGGCAAGACATTATCAGACAAATCCGTTCGGGAAATATCTCCTATAAAAATCGTTTTCTGGTAACCAAAGGAGCGCAGCTTTTACCGGTTTCCGGCGACGACATTGCGTGGTTTGTGACCGAAGACAGACTCGTGTTTCTGCACACGCTTCAAAACCAGCGATACATTTGTGACCATACGCTTGATGAACTGGAAACACTGCTTAATCCCGAACAGTTTTACCGTGCCAACCGCCAGTATATTATCGGTATAAAAACAGTGAAGGTCGCTGAAAACGGTTTTAACGGGAAACTGCATCTTCACCTCCACCCCGCTCCTCCCGAACAGGTAATTGTAAGCCGCGAAAAAGCATCACAGTTCAAAGAATGGCTTGCCGGCGAACGTTAATTCCGGGAGCGTGTTTCTTCTGCGGGCTCGTTGTAAAACAACTTCACAATATCAATCCCCTGCTGCTGATGGCGCCGGTTGATAAATGCATACGGTAATGACGAAACCGACTGATAGAGATATGTGTATTCGTCATGCAACACCGCATTCTGATACAACCTTACATGTTCAAGCCGTCCGAGACTGTCTCTCGTGTATTTAAGCAATTCTTCACCGGAATTTATACCCGTCATTGAAAACAGCCGGCTGCTCAAACGTCCAAGACTGTCATACACATACCTGTACGTATTGTAATGTCCGCCTACAATAAACGACAATCGTTCTTCGAGCACACGGCCAGCCTCGTCGTAATCTGAAATCATTTGCCGGTAGGGCTTACCTTCGTCGTTAAGTGCAATTTGTGTAAGCTGACGCGGCGAATAACGTTCATACCGGAACTGTTCTTCGGAGATTACGGTTTGCACACCAAGCACAAAATTGGCGTGATTGCGGCCTGTATTTGTTTCACGCACGTGTATGCGTACTGCCAGTGTGTTGTCTTTGTTCCACGTATAATACCATGTATTGTAATAATCACCATCGCAGAGGCGGCGCATGTTCAGGCGGTTAAGGCTATCGTATGCGTAGTGAACAAATATGGTATCATATACATAGAAGTTTTTATACTCAATACGTTCCGGACGGATGCGGCGGCCACGGCGGTAAATGGCAGGAATAACAATTTCTTCGGTGCGGGTGGTGCGCACACGATTGCGCCAGTATAGTTTCAGATTGCCGAGTGAATCGAACTGATAATACTCGCGCAGCCCTTTATCGCTGATGAGCTGCTGATCAGGTTTGTATTGAATGGCAATATTGATGAACCTGATTTTATTGGCTACAATGCTATCGCGGTTAAATGCAAAAGGCACGGCAAAAGGATCATCGCTGACAGGGATGAATAACTGCGCCGATGCCTGAAAAAAGCAACAGAGCGTAAAAACGAGAAGCCGCAAAATTCTGAAACCCATACACACGCAGCCATGCAAACACCACAGTTTGCATCACTTTACAAAGATTGCCCATGGCAGCCGGAAGCACATCATTCCGGTTGATGTTTTATTAACAGGCACCTGTGTATTTAACCGTTGCGTAGTAGGGCTAATGCTTCTTCCAGGGTATTCACAGGTTGCAGGCAGGCGTTATTTTCGCACACGTAGGCCTTTTTCTGTTGCGGCTTTACACGCCCTTCGAGCAACGGAAGAGCAGAGGGCGAAAGGCTTCCGGCGGCAAGCATATTGGGCTGATACTGTAAACGCAAAGCCACGCAGGTTTCGGAAGCGGTAAAACCGGCCACTGCCAGCTCACGGAAGGGGAAGCAGAAATGTAACTGCAACAGCATCCAGTTTGAATGGCCTGCACCGTAGCCGATAATTTCGCGCTGCATCATGCGCAGCATATCAGCTGCCCGATTTGTCCATGTAGCATTACCGAAGTAATGCCCGAGGTAAAACAGGTTGCGCGCCATTACCGAATTGGAAGCCGGAATTACATTGTCGGAAATTTCCTGCTTGCGCGCAATCAGCGCCGGATCTTCGTTTGAAGTAAACCAGAACAGGTTGTTTTCATCGTCGCTGAAATGTGCAAGCGTATATTCGGTAAGCTGTTTGGCCAGTTGCAGCCAGTCTTCATCAAACGTTACCTGATACAGTGCGGTAAAAGCATCAATAACAAACGCATAATCTTCGAGAAAGCCGTTTACCGTGCTGCGGCCGTTTTTCCAGCTGTGCCACAAACCACCATCGGTACGGAGCTGTGCCGAGCGGATAAAACGCGCATTGCGCAATGCCGTGAGCAGATATTCCTCATCGCCTGTAGCTGCATATGCATCCACACAGCCGCGCAGCATCATGGCATTCCACGATGTAAGCGATTTATCGTCGAGCCCCGGACGCACACGTCGGTTGCGCACATCAAGCAACATGGCATTTACTGTTTTGCTTTTTGCATGCAACTCATGCACGGTCATTGCATGCCGCGCCGCAACAGCCTCCATGCGTTCGCGGCGAAGCAAAATATAATTGCCATGCTCCCAATGGCCAATGCTGTTTACATTATACAAATCAGCATACCATCCAAAATCTGCACCCAGCAGCTGTTTCAGCTCGTCTTCGCGCCACACGTAAAACTTCCCCTCCTCACCTTCCGAGTCGGCATCGAGCGCCGAGAAAAATGCTCCGCTTTCATGGGTAAGTTCACGGCGAACAAAAGCAAGTGTTTCTTCGGCCACCTCGCGGTAACGCATGTGGCCAGTCATACGGTAAGCCTCACTGTAAAGCGATACAAGCTGCGCATTGTCGTACAGCATTTTTTCAAAATGCGGCACTTTCCAAAGCAGATCAGTTGAATAACGCGCAAAACCGCCACCCACCTGATCGTAAATACCACCATCGGCCATTTTATCGAGTGTGAGCAACGTATGGCGCAATACATCTTCGCGCCCGGTATGATGCGCATAACGCAGCAGAAAAAGATAATTGTTCGGCAACGGAAATTTGGGCGCGCGGTTAGGTCCGCCTTCACCATTGTCCACACGCAGCAACCACTGCTCCACCGAAAGCCCGAGCCGCTCGGCGGTAATTTCCTTTTCGCCGTCTTCCGGCAACAACCGCTCCACACGTCGCACACCGGCTGTTAATTCTTCGGCGTACTGAAAACACTTTTCGCGTTCATTCTTCCACAGTTCGGCCAGATTGATCAGTACATTCACCCAGCGTTCTTTCGGAAAATAAGTACCGCCGTAAAGCGGCCTGCCATCGGGCAAAGCAAAACAGTTGAGCGGCCAGCCTCCGTGTCCGGTCATAAGCTGCACAGCCGTCATATACACCTGATCAATATCCGGGCGCTCTTCACGATCAACCTTGATACAGATGAAATGTTCGTTCATCAGCTTCGCCACTTTTTCATCTTCAAATGATTCGTGCTCCATTACATGGCACCAGTGGCAGGCCGAATAACCCACACTCACCAGCATGAGTTTGTTTTCGGCTTCAGCTTTGGCAAGCGTTTCGGCATTCCACGGCATCCAGTTTACCGGGTTATGCGCATGCTGAAGCAGATAAGGGCTGGTTTCGTGAATAAGTGCGTTGGTGTATGCGTGCTGTGTCATGTATGCAAAGTTAGGATTGCGTTTTACACACCGTGTTAAAACCAGCCGAAAAGCAATATCTTCACCACACATGAAAGATATTGCTGCATACTTCCGCAGGTATTTCGGAACCGGATTCAGCTGGACATACTTTACACTGCTTACGCTGCTGCTGGGCGGTTTCACGGCTTTTGTGTATGCCGATAAAGCGCGGCTGCAATGGACAGGCGGCGGCGCAATTGACGCGTGGCGTTTTGCACAAAATTTTGCCGTGTTTGGCGGCGTGCTTATCAGCGCCATATTGCTTTGGTATCCGTTTGCAAAAGACAAAACCTGGATTCGTTCGCCAAAATTCTGGCTCGCCGTATGCGTGGGTGCGGGCGCATTTTCGCTGGCTACATTTTTTTACTGGCACAAGGAATGGATCAAGCAGATTACCGACGGGCCGGTGGAAATATTTTTGCTGCGCATAAGCAGGTATCCGGCCAACCTGATACTGCTTATGTTGCCGGTGTTTGCCTGGTGGTGGATTGAAGACCGCAAGCGCGAACCGTTTTACGGATTTAAGAAAACCAATCTGAAGCCGTATATTATTTTACTGCTTATGATGGTGCCCCTTATTGTGGCTGCCACGTTTTCATCAGGTTTTCTGAAACAATATCCGCAAGCCATACGCATGCTTAACGCCGCACAGCTAACGGAAAACCGGCTGGGTTACGGATTAGTGTTTGAGGGATTTTACGGCGTAAATTTTGTGGTGACGGAAATTTTCTTTCGTGGTTTTTTATTGTTTGTATTAAGCCGGTGGCTGGGCTATGGAGCGGTGTTGCCGGTGGCCGCGTTTTATGTGACGATCCATTACGGAAAGCCGCTTGGCGAAACGATAAGTTCATTTTTTGGCGGGATAGTTCTTGGGGTAATTGCGCTGGAAACGCGTTCGGTGTGGGGCGGTGTACTGATTCACCTCGGCATTGCGTGGGGAATGGAAATTGCGGCGGCGCTGGCGCGATAATTGGCGGCTGTTTACGAACTTAGCGGCATGCCGTTGCCCTATACCGATGCACATACGCATTTCCGCTACCGCCCGCCGCAGCAGGTGAAGTTTGTGCGCAATGCGTTTTTGCTGAAATCGGC from Bacteroidota bacterium harbors:
- a CDS encoding TonB-dependent receptor, with the translated sequence MKTFFHLLLFVFALPLSVAAQTPSQTVRGKVIDNQTKAALPGVVVILGDSGSALRTTASDVAGNFRFENVEVGRRLLRFKLLGYRERAMNIVVSAGKEVVLTVELEESVVQAKEVVITAQDSKGKPNNEMATVSSRSFSIEETQRYAGSLGDPSRMAANYAGVSGAQDSRNDVVVRGNSPLGVLWRLNGLDIPNPNHFGSFGSTGGPVSILNNNVLDNSDFMSGAFPAEYGNATAAAFDLKLRNGNNEKFEFLGQVAFNGFEGGIEGPLSKKHNASFLVNYRYSTLVLFKQLGINFGTGTAVPKYQDLSFKLNFPTEKLGTFSVWGIGGLSYIELLDSQRDTTQLDLYTIGGFDTYFRTNMGVGGFTHIISFGERSYGRLNIGVTLQQNKVRLDSVSFSDNSFWPSYGSKFSQTRITGNYTVVTKFNARNTLKSGVYADLLNFILLDSTNITATTFRRLRDTEDGTALIQAYTQWQHKFTDLLTLNTGVHYQQLLLNNSVSIEPRVGLRWQYNEKNAFSFGSGLHSQMQTIFTYFNQTYLPDGSYLRTNEALGFTRSIHAVLAWDRTLGKNARIKVETYYQHLYEVPGLERVSIYSGLNEGADFNAPNTDSLVNNGTGRNYGIELTAERFYNKGWYFLTTVSLFESKYTSFGSSERNTAFNGNYVVNLLGGKEFKFGAKNMLSLDLRTNAAGGKRYIPIDLNASSLAGEAVYDNSRAYELRYTDYFRIDLRVGYTRNGKHITQTWAIDLLNITDNKNVFTQEYNAASNSIKTNYQTGFLVIPQYKITF
- a CDS encoding histidine kinase, coding for MSTTENKTSEKINDLRERIIGIPLVGLLGMLMSRGGNMVSYLESFLLSLFFTFSLWHLIRYLVIKLRTKFPGLPNTRKRIIYQLGVGIPLTILFMSGFCINYGLFKYGAQFPLKPVIINTIIGLAITLFISTIYECVYFFQQWRLSLLEAQELKRQNILSQFETLKSQVNPHFLFNSLNTLTALIEESPPQAVQFVQQLSQVYRYVLQAREKNTVALSEELDFIRAYLYLQQIRFGDHLKAEIHTDLHSEQLHLPPLALQLLVENAIKHNVISSAQPLRLIISSDSSGELTVKNVLQKKSTPEIPGGFGLSSITQRYLLLGAKPVRINQDNDFFSVVLPLLQPAQR
- a CDS encoding response regulator transcription factor, with protein sequence MNIFILEDEAPALRRITKLVQEILPQAVITGTADSVSEAIQRLERIAEPDLILADIQLADGLSFDLFEQKTLSCPVIFTTAFDEYAIRAFKLNSIDYLLKPIDRAALNKALEKHQRLFSSGNNGIQMPQWQDIIRQIRSGNISYKNRFLVTKGAQLLPVSGDDIAWFVTEDRLVFLHTLQNQRYICDHTLDELETLLNPEQFYRANRQYIIGIKTVKVAENGFNGKLHLHLHPAPPEQVIVSREKASQFKEWLAGER
- a CDS encoding thioredoxin domain-containing protein encodes the protein MTQHAYTNALIHETSPYLLQHAHNPVNWMPWNAETLAKAEAENKLMLVSVGYSACHWCHVMEHESFEDEKVAKLMNEHFICIKVDREERPDIDQVYMTAVQLMTGHGGWPLNCFALPDGRPLYGGTYFPKERWVNVLINLAELWKNEREKCFQYAEELTAGVRRVERLLPEDGEKEITAERLGLSVEQWLLRVDNGEGGPNRAPKFPLPNNYLFLLRYAHHTGREDVLRHTLLTLDKMADGGIYDQVGGGFARYSTDLLWKVPHFEKMLYDNAQLVSLYSEAYRMTGHMRYREVAEETLAFVRRELTHESGAFFSALDADSEGEEGKFYVWREDELKQLLGADFGWYADLYNVNSIGHWEHGNYILLRRERMEAVAARHAMTVHELHAKSKTVNAMLLDVRNRRVRPGLDDKSLTSWNAMMLRGCVDAYAATGDEEYLLTALRNARFIRSAQLRTDGGLWHSWKNGRSTVNGFLEDYAFVIDAFTALYQVTFDEDWLQLAKQLTEYTLAHFSDDENNLFWFTSNEDPALIARKQEISDNVIPASNSVMARNLFYLGHYFGNATWTNRAADMLRMMQREIIGYGAGHSNWMLLQLHFCFPFRELAVAGFTASETCVALRLQYQPNMLAAGSLSPSALPLLEGRVKPQQKKAYVCENNACLQPVNTLEEALALLRNG
- a CDS encoding CPBP family intramembrane metalloprotease is translated as MKDIAAYFRRYFGTGFSWTYFTLLTLLLGGFTAFVYADKARLQWTGGGAIDAWRFAQNFAVFGGVLISAILLWYPFAKDKTWIRSPKFWLAVCVGAGAFSLATFFYWHKEWIKQITDGPVEIFLLRISRYPANLILLMLPVFAWWWIEDRKREPFYGFKKTNLKPYIILLLMMVPLIVAATFSSGFLKQYPQAIRMLNAAQLTENRLGYGLVFEGFYGVNFVVTEIFFRGFLLFVLSRWLGYGAVLPVAAFYVTIHYGKPLGETISSFFGGIVLGVIALETRSVWGGVLIHLGIAWGMEIAAALAR